Proteins from one Prevotella sp. E2-28 genomic window:
- a CDS encoding glycoside hydrolase family 97 protein, which yields MATEVKSPNGNMVLNFTVEQGRPVYSLEYKGRAVVKPSHLGLELAKDKHASMGLDESDLMDKFILDKEETSTFDETWQPVWGETRNIRNHYNEYVATLKQQWRSAPPASKQGVRRQPRQHQRIMLIRFRVYDDGIGFRYEFPQQQELNYFLIKEEKSEFAMTGDHTAWWLPGDYDTQEQETQECKLSEIRGRMKEAVNWGNSSVAVFSETGVQTSLQMKSADGLYINIHEAACADYATMHLELVDAQTKALSTELSGGSNAYTPDPQPSSYPLPEPFTFVSHLTPDATGLKGAMQTPCETPWRTVMVSDDARDMLSSNLILNLNEPCALEDVSWIHPTKYCGVWWEMIVGKSSWNYTDEFPSIKLDRIDWTKVKPNSRHGANNEKVKRYIDFAAKNGLDEVLVEGWNVGWEDWANMWKRDVFDFVTPYPDFDIKMLNDYAHSKGVKLLMHHETSSSTQNYERHMEAAFNLMNKYGYDAVKTGYVGDIIPRGDHHYSQSMNNHYLYVVKEAAKHHIMVNAHEATRPTGLCRTYPNLVGNESARGMEYEAFGGSRPDHTCILPFTRLQGGPMDYTPGIFVTKLSEWSDNTSWARITLAGSLALYLTMYSPLQMAADLPENYEKFDDAFQFIRDVACDWDDSRYLEAEPADYITVARKAKGTNNWFIGGKCDENGHEAIVKLDFLDKGKKYDCTIYADAKDAHYETNPQAYTITKKVVKAGQTLKIKEAPGGGFAVSLIAK from the coding sequence ATGGCTACAGAGGTAAAATCACCCAATGGAAATATGGTACTTAACTTCACGGTAGAACAGGGACGCCCCGTTTACAGTCTCGAGTATAAAGGACGAGCCGTCGTAAAGCCATCGCATTTGGGGTTGGAACTGGCTAAAGACAAACATGCCTCAATGGGACTTGATGAGAGTGACTTGATGGATAAGTTCATCTTGGATAAGGAAGAAACTTCTACCTTCGATGAAACATGGCAACCCGTATGGGGTGAGACACGTAATATCCGCAATCACTACAACGAATATGTGGCAACTCTGAAACAGCAGTGGCGTTCTGCTCCACCTGCTAGCAAACAGGGAGTACGCCGACAGCCTCGTCAGCATCAGCGAATCATGCTCATTCGTTTCCGTGTGTATGATGATGGTATCGGCTTCCGTTATGAGTTTCCCCAACAGCAGGAGCTGAATTATTTCCTCATCAAGGAAGAGAAAAGCGAGTTCGCAATGACGGGCGACCACACCGCTTGGTGGCTCCCTGGCGACTACGACACACAGGAGCAGGAAACGCAGGAGTGCAAACTCTCTGAGATTCGTGGTCGTATGAAAGAGGCTGTAAACTGGGGCAATAGTAGTGTAGCTGTCTTCAGCGAGACGGGGGTGCAGACCTCACTCCAGATGAAGAGTGCCGATGGATTGTATATCAACATCCATGAGGCAGCCTGTGCAGACTATGCCACGATGCACCTAGAATTAGTTGATGCGCAAACAAAGGCTTTATCTACAGAGCTTAGTGGAGGCAGTAATGCCTATACGCCCGATCCGCAACCCTCATCCTATCCCCTACCAGAGCCCTTTACTTTTGTCAGTCATTTGACACCTGATGCTACAGGTCTGAAGGGTGCAATGCAGACACCTTGCGAGACACCTTGGCGTACAGTGATGGTATCTGATGATGCCCGTGATATGTTGTCGTCAAACCTCATTCTCAACCTCAACGAACCTTGCGCACTGGAGGATGTGAGTTGGATTCACCCCACAAAGTACTGTGGTGTGTGGTGGGAGATGATTGTGGGTAAGTCATCTTGGAATTATACTGATGAGTTCCCTAGCATTAAGCTCGACCGTATTGACTGGACCAAAGTAAAGCCCAATAGTCGTCATGGTGCCAACAACGAGAAAGTAAAGCGCTATATTGACTTCGCTGCCAAGAACGGACTAGACGAAGTGCTAGTAGAGGGCTGGAACGTTGGTTGGGAAGACTGGGCCAACATGTGGAAACGTGATGTATTCGATTTCGTAACGCCCTATCCCGACTTTGATATCAAGATGCTCAATGACTATGCCCACTCGAAAGGCGTAAAGTTATTGATGCACCACGAGACTTCTTCATCAACGCAGAATTACGAGCGTCACATGGAGGCAGCCTTCAATCTGATGAACAAATATGGTTATGATGCTGTGAAGACAGGCTATGTGGGCGACATCATCCCCCGTGGCGACCATCATTATTCGCAGTCTATGAACAACCACTACCTCTATGTGGTAAAGGAAGCCGCTAAACACCATATCATGGTGAATGCTCATGAAGCCACCCGTCCTACAGGTCTTTGTCGCACCTATCCTAATTTGGTTGGCAATGAGAGCGCGCGCGGTATGGAGTATGAGGCCTTTGGTGGCTCTCGTCCCGACCACACCTGTATCCTGCCGTTCACTCGTTTGCAGGGTGGTCCAATGGATTACACACCTGGTATCTTCGTTACTAAATTGAGCGAGTGGAGCGACAATACCTCGTGGGCCCGCATCACACTGGCTGGGTCACTGGCTCTTTACCTCACGATGTATTCACCCCTACAGATGGCTGCCGACCTGCCCGAGAACTATGAGAAGTTCGATGATGCCTTCCAGTTTATCCGCGACGTGGCTTGCGACTGGGACGACTCACGCTATCTGGAGGCCGAGCCTGCCGACTATATCACCGTTGCTCGTAAGGCCAAGGGGACCAACAACTGGTTCATTGGTGGTAAGTGCGATGAGAACGGACATGAGGCCATCGTAAAACTTGACTTCCTTGACAAGGGCAAGAAGTACGACTGTACCATCTATGCCGATGCCAAAGATGCTCACTACGAGACGAATCCCCAGGCCTATACTATCACAAAGAAGGTGGTAAAGGCTGGTCAGACACTGAAGATAAAGGAAGCCCCTGGTGGTGGCTTCGCTGTCTCACTGATAGCTAAGTAA
- the pulA gene encoding type I pullulanase produces the protein MIAMMLSACDSGQTSFQFDEMTYSPSETVFKLFAPANAQCFVVVGDDTLQMKQMADTLWTATAKGDHKGHTYQFLVDGQSSPGVFAKAVSVNGEKGVVVDLRDSDPEGWATDQPVRRLPQDIVVYEMHHRDFSVNQPLAQHPGKFLALTEPWAINHLKELGINAVHILPSYDYGSVDETRLNEPQYNWGYDPVNYNVPEGGYSTDPYDPLCRIREFKQMVQALHQAGIAVILDVVYNHTYDIDHSNFQRTYPDYYYRKLPLVIDASPSGSSLSGYSNGSGCGNETASEKPMMRQFMIESVKYWINEYHIDGFRFDLMGCHDIETMNAIRQAVDEIDPNIFIYGEGWSAGTCALPNELLGMKANIPQMPRIAAFSDDMRDALRGPFSDDTVEGWLGTSAVTDCEADINILKESIKAGIAGMIEHPQVDYSKVNYSDKPYATEPTQMMAYVSCHDDMCLVDRLKASIPHITEDMLIRLDLLAQTAVFTSQGVPFMLSGEELLRTKQGVHNSFESPDSINRLDWQNKERYPQVFDYYKNLIALRKAHPAFRLGTSELVRQHLEFLPIENDFVVAYRLKDHAGSDEWQDIIVILNADKSSVRVNIPEGRYTVVCCDGKVDEQGLGEVTGNKVQVNPQSALIIHN, from the coding sequence ATGATAGCCATGATGCTCTCCGCTTGCGACTCTGGTCAGACATCATTTCAGTTCGATGAAATGACCTATTCGCCCAGCGAGACCGTATTTAAGCTTTTTGCCCCTGCCAATGCCCAGTGCTTTGTAGTGGTAGGTGACGACACCCTGCAGATGAAGCAGATGGCCGACACCCTTTGGACAGCCACTGCAAAGGGCGACCATAAAGGACATACCTACCAGTTCTTGGTAGATGGACAGTCCTCACCAGGTGTCTTTGCCAAGGCGGTAAGCGTCAATGGCGAAAAGGGCGTAGTTGTTGATTTGCGCGATAGCGATCCGGAAGGTTGGGCAACTGATCAGCCTGTGCGCCGTTTACCTCAGGATATTGTGGTTTATGAGATGCACCATCGTGATTTCTCTGTCAATCAGCCCTTGGCGCAACATCCTGGTAAGTTTCTTGCGCTGACAGAGCCTTGGGCTATTAATCACCTCAAGGAACTAGGCATCAATGCTGTGCATATCCTGCCCAGTTACGACTACGGCTCAGTAGATGAGACCCGACTCAACGAGCCGCAATACAACTGGGGCTACGACCCCGTAAACTATAATGTGCCTGAGGGCGGCTATAGTACCGATCCCTACGATCCGCTCTGTCGTATCCGTGAGTTCAAGCAGATGGTACAGGCCCTTCATCAGGCTGGCATCGCCGTGATTCTCGATGTGGTGTATAACCATACATACGACATCGACCACTCAAACTTCCAGCGCACCTACCCCGATTATTACTACCGCAAGCTCCCCCTCGTTATCGACGCGTCTCCGTCGGGCTCTTCTCTGTCGGGCTATAGCAACGGCTCTGGCTGTGGCAACGAGACAGCCTCAGAAAAGCCCATGATGCGCCAGTTTATGATAGAGAGCGTGAAATATTGGATCAATGAATACCATATCGACGGTTTCCGTTTCGACCTCATGGGCTGTCATGACATTGAGACGATGAACGCCATTCGACAGGCTGTCGATGAGATTGACCCTAACATCTTTATCTATGGTGAGGGATGGAGCGCAGGTACCTGTGCCCTGCCCAACGAGCTACTGGGCATGAAGGCCAACATTCCTCAGATGCCTCGTATTGCTGCTTTCTCCGATGATATGCGCGATGCCCTGCGTGGCCCGTTCAGTGATGATACGGTGGAGGGCTGGCTGGGAACTAGTGCCGTTACTGACTGTGAGGCAGACATAAATATCCTAAAGGAAAGTATCAAAGCAGGCATTGCTGGTATGATAGAGCATCCGCAGGTGGACTACTCCAAGGTTAACTATTCCGATAAACCTTATGCTACTGAGCCCACTCAGATGATGGCATACGTCAGTTGTCATGACGATATGTGTCTTGTTGACCGTCTCAAGGCCAGTATCCCTCATATCACCGAAGATATGCTAATCCGACTCGATCTGCTGGCTCAGACTGCCGTCTTTACCTCTCAGGGTGTCCCCTTCATGCTTAGTGGTGAGGAATTGCTTCGCACCAAACAGGGTGTACACAACTCGTTCGAGTCGCCCGACAGTATCAACCGTTTGGACTGGCAGAACAAGGAACGCTATCCACAGGTTTTTGATTACTACAAGAACCTCATCGCCCTACGCAAGGCTCATCCCGCCTTCCGCCTAGGTACATCAGAACTCGTACGTCAGCATTTGGAATTTCTCCCTATCGAGAATGACTTTGTAGTGGCCTACCGTTTGAAAGACCATGCCGGCAGTGACGAGTGGCAGGATATCATTGTTATTCTCAATGCCGACAAGTCATCAGTCAGAGTCAATATTCCTGAAGGTCGCTACACCGTGGTGTGCTGTGACGGCAAAGTTGATGAGCAAGGTCTTGGAGAGGTAACAGGCAACAAAGTTCAGGTAAATCCACAATCCGCATTAATCATTCATAACTAA
- a CDS encoding glycoside hydrolase family 13 protein: MRRLLIFSLLIGASITMSAAKQKISIDRIEPANWFVGMKNPQVQLMVYGSGIRDVQEVTTDYPGVRIDSLVRLDSPNYLLIYMNVKDAQPGKMTLLFKSQKSKLKPKTFELKAREKKGEEHKGFDISDVLYLLMPDRFASGRADNDQIAGMNTYTNDRTQPSLRHGGDLEGIRQHLDYFTELGVTALWFTPLLENNSPDNNGFSTYHGYATTDYYKVDPRFGSNEEYRLLVNEAHQKGLKVVMDMIFNHCGFEHPWVKDLPSNDWLNLHEWLKESNGTSDSRNTSFQQTSYKLTPVVDPYASEVDKKETTEGWFVSTMPDLNQHNPHLMRYLIQNSKWWIETVGIDGIRMDTYPYAFAEPMAQWMKELDEEYPNFNTVGETWVTEPPYTATWQKDSKLSEHNSYLKTVMDFSFFDKMSQAKNEETDAWWNGMNRLYNSFVYDYLYPNPSSVMAFIDNHDTDRFLGAGRDSLMLKQALTLLLTVQRIPQLYYGTEILMNGTKEVTDGNVRQDFPGGFPGDAHNCFTKEGRSKSEQSMFSWLSRLLHWRQGNETIIRGYQTQFIPYNGIYVITRRWHRNTVMTILNGTSKPATMPVARYAEVIGKTTRVKDILTGRYYDLSKDLELKPRQSLVLEYIMEE, encoded by the coding sequence ATGAGACGTTTATTGATTTTTAGCCTTCTGATAGGCGCAAGCATAACGATGAGTGCAGCAAAGCAGAAAATTTCTATTGATCGTATAGAGCCTGCCAATTGGTTCGTTGGTATGAAGAACCCACAGGTACAGTTGATGGTCTATGGCTCAGGCATCCGTGATGTACAAGAGGTGACTACCGACTATCCTGGCGTACGGATTGATAGTCTGGTACGCCTTGACTCACCTAACTACCTGCTCATCTATATGAATGTCAAGGATGCCCAACCAGGCAAGATGACTCTGCTCTTCAAATCTCAAAAATCAAAACTCAAGCCTAAAACCTTTGAGTTGAAGGCGCGCGAGAAGAAGGGTGAGGAGCACAAAGGCTTTGATATCAGCGATGTACTCTATCTGCTGATGCCCGACCGCTTTGCCTCTGGCCGTGCCGACAATGACCAGATAGCAGGTATGAACACTTACACTAACGATCGCACACAGCCTTCGTTGCGTCATGGCGGCGATTTGGAGGGCATCCGTCAGCACCTTGATTACTTCACAGAGTTGGGGGTTACAGCCTTGTGGTTCACCCCCTTGTTGGAAAACAACTCGCCCGATAACAATGGTTTCTCTACCTATCACGGCTATGCCACCACCGATTATTATAAGGTGGACCCCCGTTTCGGTTCAAATGAAGAGTATCGACTACTGGTTAACGAGGCCCATCAGAAAGGCCTGAAAGTGGTAATGGACATGATCTTCAACCACTGTGGTTTCGAACATCCCTGGGTAAAAGACCTGCCTTCCAATGACTGGCTCAACCTACACGAATGGTTGAAGGAATCTAATGGAACGAGCGATTCTCGCAACACCAGTTTCCAGCAAACCAGTTACAAACTCACCCCTGTGGTTGATCCCTATGCCTCAGAAGTTGACAAGAAGGAAACAACGGAGGGCTGGTTTGTCTCTACGATGCCCGACCTCAACCAGCACAACCCGCATCTGATGCGCTATCTCATTCAGAACTCCAAATGGTGGATTGAGACCGTAGGTATCGACGGCATCCGCATGGACACCTATCCCTACGCTTTTGCTGAGCCGATGGCACAGTGGATGAAGGAACTCGACGAGGAATACCCCAATTTCAACACTGTGGGGGAGACATGGGTAACAGAGCCTCCTTATACTGCTACTTGGCAGAAGGATTCCAAGCTGTCGGAGCATAATTCCTATCTCAAGACCGTTATGGACTTCTCGTTCTTTGATAAGATGAGTCAGGCTAAGAATGAAGAGACCGATGCGTGGTGGAACGGCATGAACCGCCTTTATAACTCATTTGTCTATGACTATCTCTACCCCAACCCATCATCGGTGATGGCCTTCATCGATAATCACGACACCGACCGTTTCCTGGGTGCTGGTCGCGACTCGCTGATGCTGAAGCAGGCTCTCACCCTGTTGCTCACTGTTCAGCGCATCCCTCAGTTGTATTACGGCACCGAGATTCTGATGAACGGCACCAAAGAGGTGACCGATGGCAATGTGCGTCAGGACTTCCCTGGCGGATTCCCTGGCGACGCACATAATTGCTTCACGAAGGAAGGGCGCTCAAAATCTGAACAGAGTATGTTCAGTTGGCTCAGTCGCCTGCTCCACTGGCGTCAGGGCAACGAGACCATCATCCGTGGCTATCAGACCCAGTTCATCCCTTATAACGGCATCTACGTCATCACCCGCCGCTGGCATCGCAACACCGTGATGACCATCCTCAACGGTACATCGAAGCCAGCCACGATGCCCGTAGCCCGCTATGCCGAGGTCATTGGTAAGACCACACGAGTAAAGGATATCCTCACCGGTCGCTATTATGACCTGTCGAAGGATTTGGAACTCAAGCCCCGCCAATCGCTGGTGCTAGAGTACATCATGGAAGAATAA
- a CDS encoding glycoside hydrolase family 43 protein produces the protein MKKSLMLFAALMVSVLTTSAQNPQKGNYGYLYCHMSDKGQWTAFAVSRDGYHYQDIMGGAPIMDPKEHARIEGGQRDAYICRSWNGKGYVMVTTDMNNAMTKALKKQNDWDNYGIDLLTSKDLIHWESVSFDYRQGVSIFSNPEAESVYKDWSTINRVWAPQIFWDPNYVWENGDKGGYMIYYSMWNRAEEKYDRMYYSYADKSFTKLTQPRLLFDWGYATIDADINLLSDGKYHMLIKKEGGKPGIYTATSDHLTYGWGEPIEDDYVSFEGKKKCEGSSAFQLIGDKTWRVAYIQYSDRPKHYRICKADENLRNFHDPVDIEGVTAPQHGSFMRLSKKEYKRLLKWSGKK, from the coding sequence ATGAAGAAAAGTCTTATGCTATTTGCTGCACTGATGGTATCTGTGCTGACAACTTCTGCCCAGAATCCACAGAAGGGCAACTATGGTTATTTGTATTGCCACATGAGTGATAAGGGACAATGGACGGCCTTCGCCGTGAGTCGCGATGGGTATCATTATCAGGATATCATGGGAGGCGCCCCCATCATGGACCCTAAAGAGCACGCCCGCATAGAAGGCGGACAGCGCGATGCTTATATCTGCCGCTCATGGAACGGCAAGGGCTACGTGATGGTGACTACCGACATGAACAATGCGATGACCAAAGCCCTGAAGAAGCAGAATGACTGGGATAACTATGGTATAGACCTGCTGACCAGTAAGGACTTGATTCACTGGGAGAGCGTGAGTTTTGACTATCGTCAGGGCGTGAGCATCTTTTCTAATCCCGAGGCAGAGAGTGTTTACAAGGATTGGAGCACCATCAATCGTGTGTGGGCACCGCAGATATTCTGGGACCCCAATTATGTATGGGAGAACGGCGACAAGGGTGGCTACATGATTTACTACTCGATGTGGAACCGTGCTGAGGAGAAGTACGACCGTATGTACTACTCGTATGCCGACAAGAGTTTTACTAAGTTGACACAGCCTAGACTGCTGTTTGACTGGGGGTATGCCACCATCGATGCCGATATTAACTTGCTGAGCGACGGCAAATACCACATGCTCATTAAGAAAGAGGGCGGCAAGCCCGGCATCTATACCGCTACCAGTGACCACCTGACCTACGGCTGGGGCGAGCCCATCGAGGACGACTACGTATCGTTTGAGGGTAAGAAGAAATGTGAGGGTTCAAGTGCCTTCCAACTCATTGGCGACAAGACTTGGCGCGTGGCTTATATTCAGTATAGCGACCGTCCCAAGCACTATCGTATCTGCAAGGCTGACGAGAACCTGCGCAACTTCCATGACCCTGTTGATATCGAGGGCGTGACGGCTCCTCAGCATGGTTCGTTTATGCGACTTTCCAAGAAGGAATACAAACGGCTGCTGAAATGGTCGGGCAAGAAGTAG
- a CDS encoding family 43 glycosylhydrolase: MTKTLLSALMLAVCVSTAQAAKKKQVAEQPQDPNEMVAYLFTYFNSNDPKDEQICYALSEDGYNYTPLNDGMPVIESDTIAFTQCVRDPHIMRCEDGKTFYMVVTDMKSSLGWSSNRGMVLLKSTDLINWQHSTINFPTRYTKAWKNVIRVWAPETIYDRKAGKYMVFYSLRTSDHRSYDKIYYQYANKDFTDLEGEPQWLFDAGNATIDGDIVYNEADQMYHLFYKQESGRGIYQAVAKNLTDKWQMIGGNVEQTKESVEGVGVCKTIDGKSWIIMYDCYGNGHYQFCKSEDLKTFKFVQNTEMKGKFTPRHGTIIPITRAEKERLLKAFPNHKQPILSGFHADPEVLYSNKTKKYYIYSTTDGTPGWGGHDFSVFSSENLIDWKDEGKMLDVKGDQVKWATGNAWAPCIIEKKVGKAYKYFFYFSAHNPQNNRKEIGVAVSDNPTGPFVDSGAPIITDNDRPSEARGGQAIDVDVFQDPKSGKYYLYWGNGFMAGAELNDDMLSVKKETITHMTPKGGNLQTWAFREGAYVFYRKGTYYFMWSVDDTGSPNYHVCYGTSKSPLGPINIDEQNYLVIKQKPEDKIYGTAHNSVLQIPGKDEWYIVYHRINKNFIHHEPGIHREVCIDRMTFDKQGRIIPVVPTLNGPEPLAAKK; encoded by the coding sequence ATGACTAAGACCTTACTTTCAGCCCTGATGTTGGCTGTATGTGTATCTACAGCTCAGGCTGCCAAGAAGAAACAGGTGGCAGAACAGCCCCAGGACCCCAACGAGATGGTGGCCTATCTCTTCACCTATTTTAATAGTAATGACCCAAAGGATGAGCAGATATGCTATGCCCTGAGTGAAGATGGCTATAACTATACGCCGCTGAATGATGGTATGCCTGTCATCGAGAGCGACACCATCGCCTTTACCCAGTGTGTGCGCGATCCTCATATCATGCGTTGTGAGGATGGCAAGACCTTCTATATGGTAGTCACGGATATGAAGTCAAGTCTGGGCTGGAGCAGCAACCGCGGTATGGTATTGCTGAAAAGTACCGACCTGATAAACTGGCAGCACTCTACCATCAACTTCCCCACACGCTACACAAAGGCATGGAAGAACGTGATTCGTGTGTGGGCGCCAGAGACCATCTACGACCGCAAGGCTGGCAAATATATGGTGTTCTACTCTCTGCGCACCAGCGACCACCGTTCTTACGATAAGATTTATTATCAGTATGCCAACAAGGACTTTACAGACCTGGAGGGCGAACCCCAGTGGCTCTTTGACGCTGGCAATGCCACCATCGATGGTGACATCGTGTATAACGAGGCCGACCAGATGTACCACCTGTTCTACAAACAGGAGTCGGGCCGTGGCATCTATCAGGCCGTGGCAAAGAATCTGACCGATAAGTGGCAGATGATTGGCGGCAACGTGGAGCAGACCAAGGAGTCTGTTGAGGGTGTCGGCGTGTGCAAGACCATCGACGGCAAGTCGTGGATCATCATGTACGACTGCTACGGCAACGGGCATTATCAGTTCTGCAAATCGGAAGACCTGAAGACTTTCAAGTTCGTACAGAATACAGAGATGAAGGGTAAGTTCACACCCCGTCACGGTACCATCATCCCCATCACGCGTGCAGAGAAAGAGCGTCTGCTGAAGGCATTCCCCAACCACAAGCAGCCTATCCTCTCAGGTTTCCATGCCGACCCCGAGGTGCTCTATTCTAATAAGACCAAGAAATACTATATCTATAGCACCACCGACGGTACGCCCGGTTGGGGTGGCCACGACTTCAGTGTTTTCTCTTCCGAGAACCTCATTGACTGGAAGGACGAAGGCAAGATGCTCGACGTGAAAGGCGATCAGGTAAAATGGGCCACGGGTAATGCATGGGCTCCCTGTATCATTGAGAAAAAAGTGGGCAAGGCTTATAAGTATTTCTTCTATTTCTCGGCTCACAATCCTCAGAACAACCGCAAGGAGATTGGTGTTGCCGTGAGCGACAATCCTACCGGTCCTTTCGTGGATAGTGGTGCGCCTATCATCACCGACAATGACCGTCCCAGCGAGGCACGCGGCGGACAGGCCATCGACGTGGACGTGTTTCAGGATCCAAAGAGCGGGAAGTACTACCTCTACTGGGGCAACGGCTTCATGGCAGGCGCAGAGCTCAATGATGATATGCTCTCTGTAAAGAAGGAAACCATTACCCACATGACGCCTAAGGGTGGCAACCTGCAGACATGGGCTTTCCGCGAGGGCGCTTATGTGTTCTATCGCAAGGGCACCTATTATTTCATGTGGAGTGTTGACGATACAGGCTCGCCCAACTACCACGTATGCTACGGTACCAGCAAGTCGCCCCTCGGTCCCATCAATATCGATGAGCAGAACTACCTCGTCATCAAGCAGAAACCCGAGGATAAGATTTATGGCACCGCTCATAACTCTGTGCTCCAGATTCCTGGTAAGGACGAGTGGTACATCGTTTATCATCGCATCAATAAGAACTTCATCCATCACGAGCCAGGCATCCATCGCGAAGTCTGCATCGACCGCATGACGTTCGATAAGCAGGGACGCATTATTCCTGTTGTGCCTACGCTCAATGGTCCTGAACCACTTGCAGCAAAGAAATAA